In a single window of the Papaver somniferum cultivar HN1 chromosome 8, ASM357369v1, whole genome shotgun sequence genome:
- the LOC113306763 gene encoding BTB/POZ and MATH domain-containing protein 3-like yields MSSSHLFYETVQGFHEFEINGYSLMKGIGVGEYKSSGIFTVGGYDWKIRFFPDGDDQASEDYVSVFIELASPGEVGASVEFKLLDQCQEGQSFCRTTSPHMFNTGCSTWGFKKCMERSELETSNYVKDDRLCILGTVSMVQTRFEEGKRHVIPVPPSDMIQNIKGLLESEVGSDITFHIGSEEFRAHKSILAARSPVFKAMFYGQMGNPDMETTVIEEFDPFAFKAMLLFLYSDELPEAHKLSDSDSVCTFTLMQHLLAAADRFDLARLKLMCEEKLCEDMIADTVADTLFLAERYQCQELKNVCLNFAAKPDNLGEVMKSDGYSRVEKCSPSLLTDLLKKCMRL; encoded by the exons ATGTCTTCGTCCCATTTGTTTTATGAGACTGTGCAAGGTTTTCACGAGTTTGAGATAAACGGATATTCTCTGATGAAGGGAATAGGAGTTGGGGAGTACAAGTCTAGTGGCATATTCACAGTTGGTGGTTATGATTGGAAGATACGTTTTTTTCCAGACGGTGATGATCAAGCTAGCGAGGACTACGTATCCGTGTTCATTGAGCTAGCTAGCCCTGGAGAAGTTGGCGCATCGGTTGAATTCAAACTACTGGACCAATGCCAAGAAGGTCAATCTTTTTGCAGAACTACATCTCCACACATGTTTAACACAGGATGCTCAACATG GGGATTTAAGAAGTGTATGGAAAGGTCGGAGTTGGAGACCTCAAATTATGTCAAGGATGATCGCCTTTGCATACTTGGTACAGTTAGCATGGTGCAAACTCGTTTTGAAGAGGGGAAACGTCATGTTATTCCCGTACCTCCATCAGATATGATTCAAAATATCAAGGGTTTGCTGGAATCTGAGGTTGGTTCTGATATTACTTTTCACATCGGCAGTGAAGAATTCAGAGCTCATAAGTCAATTCTTGCGGCTCGATCTCCTGTATTTAAAGCTATGTTTTATGGACAAATGGGTAATCCAGACATGGAAACAACAGTTATTGAGGAGTTTGATCCCTTTGCATTTAAG GCCATGTTGTTATTTTTGTACTCAGATGAACTTCCTGAAGCACACAAACTTTCTGATTCAGATTCTGTTTGCACTTTTACACTCATGCAACATCTGTTAGCTGCCGCTGATCGCTTTGATCTTGctcgattgaaactcatgtgcgAGGAAAAATTATGTGAAGATATGATTGCTGATACAGTGGCAGACACACTGTTTCTAGCAGAACGATACCAATGCCAGGAACTGAAAAATGTCTGTCTAAACTTTGCAGCTAAACCGGACAATTTAGGag AGGTTATGAAGTCTGATGGGTATTCACGTGTGGAGAAGTGCTCTCCCTCACTATTGACAGATTTGTTGAAGAAGTGCATGCGGTTGTAG
- the LOC113305477 gene encoding BTB/POZ and MATH domain-containing protein 3-like produces MAPDAAKRPRVSKSEMSSSQLFFETVQGSHEFKINGYSLAKGMGAGEYKASGIFTVGSYDWVIHFYPDGIDQASNEYISVFIELASPGEIKASVEFKLVNQCGEGQFSNSAKSSHTFNAGSSAWGFNKFANRSALETSNYLKDDRLSIHGTVSIVQIRFEEEKRYVIPVPQSDMIQKLKGLLKSEIGSDITFQVADEEFRAHKSILAARSPVFKAMFYGLVGNPDMDTVVVEELDPFTFKAMLLFLYSDELPETHELSDSDSPCTSTTIMRHLLTAADRYNLPRLRQMCGAKLYEDIAANNVAETLALAELHQCLELKTACLKFAAKPENLKEVMKSDGYADLEKSLLTDLLKTSAMVD; encoded by the exons ATGGCCCCTGATGCAGCAAAAAGGCCGAGAGTTTCAAAGTCTGAGATGTCTTCGTCCCAGTTGTTTTTTGAGACTGTGCAAGGTTCTCATGAGTTTAAGATAAACGGATATTCTCTAGCCAAGGGAATGGGAGCTGGTGAATACAAGGCTAGTGGCATATTCACAGTTGGTAGTTATGATTGGGTTATACATTTTTATCCAGACGGGATTGATCAAGCAAGCAACGAGTACATATCCGTGTTCATTGAGCTGGCTAGCCCTGGAGAAATTAAGGCATCGGTTGAATTCAAACTAGTGAACCAATGCGGAGAAGGTCAATTTTCTAACAGTGCTAAATCTTCTCACACGTTTAATGCAGGAAGTTCAGCATG GGGATTTAATAAGTTCGCGAACAGGTCCGCGTTGGAGACCTCAAATTATCTCAAGGATGATCGTCTTAGCATACATGGTACAGTCAGCATAGTGCAAATTCGTTTTGAAGAGGAAAAACGTTATGTTATTCCTGTACCTCAATCAGATATGATTCAAAAACTCAAGGGTTTGCTGAAATCTGAAATTGGTTCTGATATTACTTTTCAAGTTGCCGATGAAGAATTCAGAGCTCATAAGTCTATTCTTGCGGCTCGATCTCCTGTATTTAAAGCTATGTTTTATGGACTAGTGGGTAATCCAGACATGGATACAGTAGTTGTTGAAGAGTTAGATCCCTTTACTTTTAAG GCCATGCTGCTATTTTTGTACTCGGATGAACTTCCTGAAACACATGAACTTTCTGATTCAGATTCTCCTtgcacttcaactacaatcatgAGACATCTATTAACTGCAGCAGATCGCTATAATCTTCCTCGATTGAGACAAATGTGTGGGGCAAAATTATATGAAGATATAGCTGCAAATAATGTGGCAGAGACACTGGCACTAGCAGAACTACACCAATGCCTGGAACTAAAAACTGCATGTCTAAAGTTCGCAGCTAAGCCCGAAAATTTAAAAG AGGTTATGAAGTCTGATGGGTACGCAGATTTGGAGAAGTCACTACTAACCGATCTGTTGAAGACTAGTGCAATGGTAGATTAA
- the LOC113305476 gene encoding BTB/POZ and MATH domain-containing protein 3-like, which translates to MAPNAAKSRKVSKSELSSSRLFYETVKGSHEFQINGYSHAKIRFYPVADEQASQEYISVFIEIESPGEVSVLVELKLLDQRREGQLFSKTTSPHTFKAGGDSTWGFKKYVKRSEFETSNYLKDDRLSIHATVIIVQTRFEEDKRYVIPVPPSDMIQNLKGLLKSEIGSDVTFQVANEEFRAHKWILAAGSPVFKAMFYGLVGNPDMDTVVVEEFDPFTFKAMLLFLYSDELPETHELSDSNSPCTSTSIY; encoded by the exons ATGGCCCCTAATGCAGCAAAAAGTCGGAAAGTTTCAAAGTCGGAGCTGTCTTCGTCGCGGTTGTTTTATGAGACTGTGAAAGGTTCTCATGAGTTTCAGATAAACGGATATTCTCATGCAAAG ATACGTTTTTATCCAGTCGCTGATGAACAAGCTAGCCAGGAGTACATATCCGTGTTCATTGAGATAGAGAGCCCTGGAGAAGTTAGCGTATTGGTTGAATTAAAACTACTGGACCAACGCCGAGAAGGTCAATTATTTAGCAAAACTACATCTCCTCACACGTTTAAGGCAGGAGGAGACTCAACATG GGGATTTAAGAAGTATGTGAAAAGGTCGGAGTTCGAGACCTCAAATTATCTCAAGGATGATCGTCTTAGCATACATGCTACAGTCATTATAGTGCAAACTCGTTTTGAAGAGGATAAACGTTATGTTATTCCTGTACCTCCATCAGATATGATTCAAAATCTCAAGGGTTTGCTGAAATCTGAAATTGGTTCTGATGTTACTTTTCAAGTTGCCAATGAAGAATTCAGAGCCCACAAGTGGATTCTTGCGGCTGGATCTCCTGTATTTAAAGCTATGTTTTATGGACTAGTGGGTAATCCAGACATGGATACAGTAGTTGTTGAAGAGTTTGATCCCTTTACTTTTAAG GCCATGCTGCTATTTTTGTACTCGGATGAACTTCCTGAAACACATGAACTTTCTGATTCAAATTCTCCTTGCACTTCAACATCAATATATTAA